In Odocoileus virginianus isolate 20LAN1187 ecotype Illinois chromosome 5, Ovbor_1.2, whole genome shotgun sequence, a single window of DNA contains:
- the SSR2 gene encoding translocon-associated protein subunit beta isoform X1, which produces MAPERPRGTGRMRLLAFAVLALFAVTQAEEGARLLASKSLLNRYAVEGRDLTLQYNIYNVGSSAALDVELSDDSFPPEDFGIVSGMLNVKWDRIAPASNVSHTVVLRPLKAGYFNFTSATVTYLAQEDGPVVIGFTSAPGQGGILAQREFDRRFSPHFLDWAAFGVMTLPSIGVPLLLWYSSKRKYDTPKTKKN; this is translated from the exons ATGGCCCCTGAAAGGCCTCGGGGGACGGGCAGG ATGAGGCTGCTGGCATTCGCGGTGTTGGCTCTATTTGCTGTCACTCAAGCAGAGGAAGGAGCCAGGCTTTTGGCCTCCAAATCACTGCTGAACAGATACGCTGTGGAGGGGCGAGACCTGACCTTACAGTACAACATTTACAATGTTGGCTCGAG TGCTGCATTAGATGTGGAATTATCTGATGATTCCTTCCCTCCAGAAGACTTTGGCATTGTCTCTGGAATGCTCAATGTCAAATGGGACCGGATTGCTCC TGCTAGCAACGTCTCCCACACTGTGGTCCTGCGACCTCTCAAGGCTGGTTATTTCAACTTCACCTCAGCAACTGTTACATACCTGGCCCAGGAGGATGGGCCTGTTGTG ATCGGCTTTACCAGCGCACCTGGACAGGGAGGAATCCTGGCTCAGCGCGAGTTTGATAGAAGATTCTCCCCCCATTTT CTGGACTGGGCAGCCTTCGGGGTCATGACCCTCCCTTCTATCGGCGTCCCCCTGCTGCTGTGGTACTCCAGCAAGAGGAAATATGACACCCCCAAAACCAAGAAGAACTGA
- the SSR2 gene encoding translocon-associated protein subunit beta isoform X2, with product MRLLAFAVLALFAVTQAEEGARLLASKSLLNRYAVEGRDLTLQYNIYNVGSSAALDVELSDDSFPPEDFGIVSGMLNVKWDRIAPASNVSHTVVLRPLKAGYFNFTSATVTYLAQEDGPVVIGFTSAPGQGGILAQREFDRRFSPHFLDWAAFGVMTLPSIGVPLLLWYSSKRKYDTPKTKKN from the exons ATGAGGCTGCTGGCATTCGCGGTGTTGGCTCTATTTGCTGTCACTCAAGCAGAGGAAGGAGCCAGGCTTTTGGCCTCCAAATCACTGCTGAACAGATACGCTGTGGAGGGGCGAGACCTGACCTTACAGTACAACATTTACAATGTTGGCTCGAG TGCTGCATTAGATGTGGAATTATCTGATGATTCCTTCCCTCCAGAAGACTTTGGCATTGTCTCTGGAATGCTCAATGTCAAATGGGACCGGATTGCTCC TGCTAGCAACGTCTCCCACACTGTGGTCCTGCGACCTCTCAAGGCTGGTTATTTCAACTTCACCTCAGCAACTGTTACATACCTGGCCCAGGAGGATGGGCCTGTTGTG ATCGGCTTTACCAGCGCACCTGGACAGGGAGGAATCCTGGCTCAGCGCGAGTTTGATAGAAGATTCTCCCCCCATTTT CTGGACTGGGCAGCCTTCGGGGTCATGACCCTCCCTTCTATCGGCGTCCCCCTGCTGCTGTGGTACTCCAGCAAGAGGAAATATGACACCCCCAAAACCAAGAAGAACTGA